The genomic interval GTCGCCGGAGAGCGCCCAACTGGGCGTGGGCCGCCGGAACCCGCACTCGCCGCAGAACCAGTCGTCGCCCGGCCGCTGCATCACGCCGCCGCAGGACGGGCAGGACCAGGCGTCGTCCTTCCACATCTGTCCGGCGGCGACCCAGATGACGTTGGGGGAGGAGGAGGCGGCCCACACGACGAGCGGGTCGTCGGCGTTGGCGACGACCACGGCCTTCGAACCCGCCAGCCCCTCGCGCCAGTTCTCCGCGAGCATGCGGGTCTCGGCGGCACGGTCCAGCTGGTCGCGGGAGAGGTTCAGCAGCGCGATGCACTTGGGGTCGGTGTCACGGGCCACGCCCGCGAGGTACTTCTCGTCGACCTCGATGACGCCGTACCGGGCCTCCGAGCCGCCGGCGAGCGCCGAGGTGATACCGGCGGGCATGTTGGCGCCGAGGGCGTTGGAGACGACGGGTCCGGCGGCGCCCAGCGCCTCCGCGATCAGCCGGGTCGTGGTGGTCTTGCCGTTGGTCGCCGAGACGAGGACGACGTCCAGGTTCTGGGCGAGCCGGGCAAGGAGGTCGGGGTCGAGTTTGAGGGCCACTCGGCCGCCGATGACCGAACCGCTGCCGCGACCCGCGGCTCGGGATGCCGCCGCGACGGCCTTGCCCGCCGTCACGGCCAGCTTGGCCCGCGGCGAGAGCGGGTCCGAGTTGCCTGTCATCAGATCTCGATCCTCCTTGCGTACGCGCCGCGCCTCAGCCTCCGGCCACGTGGTGTGGACCTCAGCCTATCGAGATCCGTAGGCAGTCCCGAATCGCCGTACCCTTGCGGCCATGCGAAACGGCTCCATTCCGGGCACCCGTGGCCGGGTCCGGCCCCTCTCCCTCCTCGGCAGCCCCGTGCTGCACGAACCCTGCGAGGACGTATCGGACTTCGGCCCGGAACTGGCGACGCTCGTGGAGGACCTGTTCGCGACGATGTACGCGTACGAGGGGGTGGGACTCGCGGCGAACCAAGTGGGCGTCCCTCTGCGCGTGTTCGTGTACGACTGCCCCGACGACGAAGAGGTCCGCCACCTGGGACATGTGGTGAACCCACGGCTGGTGGAGACGGACGGTGTGGTGCTGCGGGGCCCGGAGGGCTGTCTGTCCCTGCCGGGCCTGGAGGCGGGAACAGAGCGGTACGACCATGCGGTGGTGGAGGGTTTCACGGTGACCGGAGAGCCCGTGACGATCCACGGCACGGGCTTCTTCGCGAGGTGCCTGCAGCACGAGATCGACCACCTGGAGGGGAAGGTCTACGCAGACCACCTGACGGGGTGGCGCAAGCGAAAACTCATGCGCCAAGCGGCCCGGACTTCTTGGCACAGGGCAAGTGATCCCACCTAGGGGCGCGGGGAACTGAGCGACCAGCCCCCACCGGCCGGCAGCCCAGAGCACACCGTCAGAACCCCGGGCCCCCCACCCTGTCCCCCACCGCCGCGAGCCGCCCCCACAGCAGGTCAGCCATGTTCCGCACCAACTCGGCGCGGGAACACGGCCGTTCCCCGAGCCACCAGTCGCCCGCCGCGTACATCATCCCGACGATCCCGTGCCCCCACACCCGGGAGAGCAGCTGACTCATCGGGCCGAGATCCAGCCGGTCCTCGATGACCTGCCCCAACTCTTCACCCATTCTGCGCAGCAGGGGCGCGGAATGCTGGCCGACGTCGAACCCCTGGTCCCCGGCCTGGCCCCCGTCGGAGGGGTGCATCAGGAACCGGTAGACCTGCGGCCGGGCCTCGATCGCGGCCAGGTACGTGTCCAGGGTCGCCTCGACCCGCTCGCGCCGGTCCGCGGGAGCGTCCAGCGCCGCCCGCAGCGAGTCCAGCAGGGCGTCGGTGTGCCGCTTGGCGAGCGCGGCGTAAAGTCCCCCCTTGTCACCGAAGTGCCGATACAGAATCGGCTTGGTGATGCCGGCCTCCGCGGCGATGGCGTTCATGGAGGCCTGCGGGCCGTCGCGCAGCACCACTCTGTCCGCGGCCTCCAGCAGCTCGCGCCGACGGCGGTCGGCGGACCGCTGCTGATCGGTCCGCTGTGTGGTGTCCATGAGCTCTCCCCACCCGTGCTGAATCGGTAACGCCTGCGCAAACTAACACCCGACCGATGATGGACATCGAACAGGCTGCTGACTGGTCTGTGGGAGTTGACTTTTCCTACCCGTGGGTAACAGACTCGAGTTACCGCAAGTAACATGCACGTGCGTCGCCGCTGGAGGGGACATGGCCGAGTTCACCATGGAGCTCAACGACGAACAGAAGGAGGTCCGGGACTGGCTGCACGGCTTCGCCGCCGACGTCATCCGCCCCGCGGCCGCCGAATGGGACGAGCGTGAGGAGACTCCCTGGCCGGTCATCCAGGAGGCCGCGAAGGTCGGCATCTACTCCCTCGACTTCTACGCCCAGCAGTACTTCGACCCCACCGGGCTCGGTATCCCGATGGCGATGGAGGAGCTGTTCTGGGGCGACGCGGGCATCGCCCTGTCGATCGTAGGCACCGGACTCGCCGCTGTCGGCGTTCTCGCCAACGGAACCGAGGAACAGATCGGCACCTGGATCCCCCAGATGTACGGCGACGCGAACGACGTCAAGGTCGCCGCGTTCTGCTCGTCCGAGCCGGACGCCGGTTCCGACGTGGCCTCCATGCGCACGCGTGCCGTGTACGACGAGGCCAAGGACGAGTGGGTGCTCAACGGCACGAAGACCTGGGCGACCAACGGCGGCATCGCCAACGTCCATGTCGTCGTCGCGGTCGTCGACGCGGAGCTCGGCTCCAAGGGCCACGCCTCCTTCATCGTGCCGCCGAACACGCCGGGGCTGTCCCAGGGCCAGAAGTTCAAGAAGCACGGCATCCGCGCCTCGCACACGGCCGAGGTCGTGCTGGAGAACGTCCGGGTGCCCGGCTCCTGCCTCCTGGGCGGCAAGGAGAAGCTCGACCAGCGCCTCGCCCGGGCCCGTGAGCGGGCGAAGACCGGCGGGGAGCGGGTGAAGAACGCGGCGATGGCCACGTTCGAGGCCTCGCGGCCCGCCGTGGGCGCCATGGCCGTGGGCACCGCCCGCGCCGCGTACGAGGTCGCCCTCGACTACGCCAAGACGCGTGAGCAGTTCGGCCGGCCGATCATCGACAACCAGGGCGTGGCCTTCCAGCTCGCCGACATGCGCACCTCCATCGACGCGGCCCGCCTCCTCGTCTGGCGTGCCTCCTGGATGGCGATCAACGGCAAGCAGTTCACCGCCGCCGAGGGCTCGATGTCGAAGCTCTTCGCCAGTGAGACGGCGAAGACGGTCACGGCGCAGGCCGTACAGATCCTGGGCGGCAACGGCTACACGCGCGAGTACCCGGTGGAGCGCATGCACCGCGACGCCGCGATCTACACCATTTTCGAGGGCACGAGCGAGATCCAGCGCCTGGTCATCGCCCGGACCCTGTCCGGCATGTCCATCCGCTGACGTCCGTCACCACGTCACCGGGAGCGCCTCGGGGCCGCGGATCGACGTGCCCTTCTTGAAGGGCACGTGCTCCGGCGGCACCGCCGGCCTCAGGCCCGGCACCCGGTCGAGCAGCGCCTCGACCAGCAGCCCGGTCACCAGCCGGGCCAGGGTCCCGCCCGGGCAGCGGTGCGGACCGGAGCCGAACGTCATGTGCGGGTTGGGGCTGCGGGAGAAGTCGATCGTCTCCGGGTAGGGGAAGACGTCCGGGTCCCGGTTCGCGGACAGATACGACACGTAGATCGCGTCGCCCGCCCTGATCCGTACCCCTCGGATGCCCACGTCCTCCAGGGCGATCCGTGCCAGCCCGACCGTGTTGCGGTGCGGTATGTAGCGCAGTAGCTCCTCGACGGCCCGCGGGCGGATCTCCGGCTCGGCGCGCAGGCGTTCGGCCAGGGCGGGCCGGGCCAGCAGCAGGTGGAACAGCTGGCCGCTGTTGTCCGTCACCGCCGCGCCGCCGAGCTGGAGCAGCACCGCGAACCCCGCGGCCTCCTCAAGCGTCACCTCGCCGCGGCCCACGGCGGCCCCGAGGAGGCAGGCCACGTCCTGACCGGTGCCGCCCTCCCGGAGACCGATGAGGTCGGCGAAGTAGGCGCCCATCTCCTCCCTGGCCCGCTCACCGGCCTGGGCGCCGTGCCAGGAGGACAGGATCAGCCGGGTCCAGGCGTGCATGCGGTGCCGGTCGGCGGCCGGGACGCCCATCAGCTCGCAGAGCACCGCGGCGGGGAAGGGGCTGAGCACCGCCGCGGTCAGGTCGGCGGGCGGGCCGTCCTGGAGCAGCTCGTC from Streptomyces sp. CC0208 carries:
- a CDS encoding MurT ligase domain-containing protein, with amino-acid sequence MTGNSDPLSPRAKLAVTAGKAVAAASRAAGRGSGSVIGGRVALKLDPDLLARLAQNLDVVLVSATNGKTTTTRLIAEALGAAGPVVSNALGANMPAGITSALAGGSEARYGVIEVDEKYLAGVARDTDPKCIALLNLSRDQLDRAAETRMLAENWREGLAGSKAVVVANADDPLVVWAASSSPNVIWVAAGQMWKDDAWSCPSCGGVMQRPGDDWFCGECGFRRPTPSWALSGDHVLDPHGSAWPIHLQLPGRANKANAASSAAVAAVFGVPPQVALERMYQVQAVAGRYDVVQFQQRDLRLLLAKNPAGWLETFSLIDPPPTPVILSVNARGADGTDTSWLWDVDYTRLTGHPICVIGDRKLDLAVRLEVANQNFQVCDNLDQAVQMSPPGRIEVIANYTAFQDLRRRVGN
- the def gene encoding peptide deformylase, which encodes MRNGSIPGTRGRVRPLSLLGSPVLHEPCEDVSDFGPELATLVEDLFATMYAYEGVGLAANQVGVPLRVFVYDCPDDEEVRHLGHVVNPRLVETDGVVLRGPEGCLSLPGLEAGTERYDHAVVEGFTVTGEPVTIHGTGFFARCLQHEIDHLEGKVYADHLTGWRKRKLMRQAARTSWHRASDPT
- a CDS encoding TetR family transcriptional regulator, with product MDTTQRTDQQRSADRRRRELLEAADRVVLRDGPQASMNAIAAEAGITKPILYRHFGDKGGLYAALAKRHTDALLDSLRAALDAPADRRERVEATLDTYLAAIEARPQVYRFLMHPSDGGQAGDQGFDVGQHSAPLLRRMGEELGQVIEDRLDLGPMSQLLSRVWGHGIVGMMYAAGDWWLGERPCSRAELVRNMADLLWGRLAAVGDRVGGPGF
- a CDS encoding acyl-CoA dehydrogenase family protein, which encodes MAEFTMELNDEQKEVRDWLHGFAADVIRPAAAEWDEREETPWPVIQEAAKVGIYSLDFYAQQYFDPTGLGIPMAMEELFWGDAGIALSIVGTGLAAVGVLANGTEEQIGTWIPQMYGDANDVKVAAFCSSEPDAGSDVASMRTRAVYDEAKDEWVLNGTKTWATNGGIANVHVVVAVVDAELGSKGHASFIVPPNTPGLSQGQKFKKHGIRASHTAEVVLENVRVPGSCLLGGKEKLDQRLARARERAKTGGERVKNAAMATFEASRPAVGAMAVGTARAAYEVALDYAKTREQFGRPIIDNQGVAFQLADMRTSIDAARLLVWRASWMAINGKQFTAAEGSMSKLFASETAKTVTAQAVQILGGNGYTREYPVERMHRDAAIYTIFEGTSEIQRLVIARTLSGMSIR
- a CDS encoding cytochrome P450 gives rise to the protein MSEETITEILPPIRHWPALDLKGVDFDPVLTELMREGPVTRIRLPHGEGWAWLVTRYDDVRTVTEDPRFSRQAVTDQPVTRLDRHGTPGRGAVTFLDPPHHTRLRRSVAAAFSAEGVERVRDTSRRMLDELVDELLQDGPPADLTAAVLSPFPAAVLCELMGVPAADRHRMHAWTRLILSSWHGAQAGERAREEMGAYFADLIGLREGGTGQDVACLLGAAVGRGEVTLEEAAGFAVLLQLGGAAVTDNSGQLFHLLLARPALAERLRAEPEIRPRAVEELLRYIPHRNTVGLARIALEDVGIRGVRIRAGDAIYVSYLSANRDPDVFPYPETIDFSRSPNPHMTFGSGPHRCPGGTLARLVTGLLVEALLDRVPGLRPAVPPEHVPFKKGTSIRGPEALPVTW